The DNA segment ggggacagcttttcgtgagcgctgcctggatggcagaagaaacaatccCTCGCTTAAACAgtttcgagtgagcgctgtcatgcggaagaagacccttcttagagcgagggttgtacgtccaacatAGGTAAGTTTGTTCAAAGCTAAATAACAGGTCTAAAAACTGTACAGCCTTGCCTCTCGGAGGTTCACACGTAAAGTTGAGTCCCCCAGAAAAGAATCTGAAAAGGGCGACAATCTCAGAAGTAACACGGTCAGCagaaccaggtgggcaacttTTGAGGACAATAGAACACCTCGGGTGTGAGCAGCaacaatttccttcgccttctcgAGCTCTATCTGGAATCCACTGTTTTTCAGCACAGtggtcagtacttcgtgcaaaagaatggcacATGCATCGGGTCGtcaatcgcgccagtcctgtgtgacATCTACCTGGCCGCcgccgataagcgcattagccaggttctcccgAGCGCTgtggtccattcggtcttccggtatgtggacgattttctGATTGTCCTCAAAAGTTGCACACCTGGTTCTGCTGACCGTGTTACTTTTGAGATTGTCGCCCTTTTCAGATTCCTTTCTGGGGGACTCAACTTTACGTGTGAACCTCTGAGAGGCAAGGCTGTACAGTTTTTGGACCTGTTGTTTAGCTTTGAACAAACTTACCTATGTTGGAtgtacaaccctcgctctaagaagggtcttcttccgcatgacagcgctcactcgaaactgattaagcgaggcattgtttcttctgccatccaggcagcgctcacgaaaagctgtccccatacgatgcaggCAGCGTTGAGAAAcaagtccaacgtctttacagtgctcGCTACTCACCAGCACTGGTGCGTGGCATTTCAGAGACCCTTCTCCAGAAATTAAAAGTGCAAAGCAAATGCGCAGGCAAGCTAGAACAAACAAAACAGCCTCCCCTGGCCGTAATGCCATATCTGCACAAGCTGTCCCATAACTTAAAGAAGGTTGCGAAAAGGAACAATGTTAATCTTGTATTCTCAGCCCCGTACCAACTGTCACGAGTGTGTACCCTGCtggcaaagcaaaagaaaaaggtttacCCTATAAGACATGTAgattatggggtcactctgcgtccagccggccgggaaggcaagcttccgtgcaagctacacgcaggcgttattcaagtacgcaacacgtttccccaatccgtggcgcagagtcgcagccacggcaggtccggatgaaataggcaacggcagggcacgctaggaaatagtttattatcctaacgcgaggtaaagcacactgcggaagaatgttctatccgtaaaatagatgttcagtagctcaccaagtcgttgacatcgaccggcgttggtgttcggggccggcgggcagcgaaaggggtccgtggggcacttaagtaaggtccggcagcgagagtcgcttCACGCCGCGCgtccccccttttatcccttcgggcattgcctccctggcagcaaatcgttgccgtcaagcttaggcgtgctatcctctccgcagaaggcattccattccattccattccaaaaacctttatttccaccagagaagaggctcccctactccccatctctggcacgcaggcctaggggtgggggccgggagcctcgcatctgaaggcaggcatagagttcttggtctcttgcggcctccagtgccaggtgaatgacttttttctgcacggcggggtccgcgctttgcagaagggtttcccaggcttccttgctatttattccttctttaatccctggggagtgtgtacattcccaaatgatgtgatctagggtccccctattctcacattttttgcatttttcctctatttccttttccctaaatacgtgtgatgcccacaccgggtttatgaagttcccagcttgtagtctacgccaagttgtagcttctttattccctagtgttttgtccggcggagggaaaatcctcctttgacttctatagctctctattatttctgcatagctgatcagtctctcatccaggtccttgcagtcgggcggctctcccctggctcggaagtagaggtctcgagccagggtgtttgccgcctcgtttccagggatggatgcgtgagctggtacccacacgatgcgtatggccctcccaatttccttcttttttagaatttgtgctgcttctaaggcaatcctccctctgccataattgtagactgcagttttgctgtcactagctataattttggcctgcgttcctacgcatgcgagcgctattgcgacttcttccgccgtttccgggttgcggcttcgaatggatgctgctatctcagAAGGCAGTGCGCTGCCGTGAcatcacgtcagtgctggggcggaaatgagcagagtcgcgggggtgccttctctccacattcctggtggccagcgcacCCGTGTAAGTCATGGttgccgctggcgcgggggacgaggaggggatacctgtgtatcccacatcctctcCTCCTTAAGAAGCCCCCCGAACACAGAAgcaggggcaacattacttgatcttctccgccatcctgggatcgaggttcgaagttcttcagctcccgcaggtgcatcggttgacggccgcgccacgcccccgccgatcagctgcttcgccccgaaggcttggcctcccgcacgatgacggtcggcatcttgctccctgtcacggtcttccgagtgcgcgcggttgcgccgttccggtgaattcggtcgaccgcctccttggcgccggctgcgatggcttggaggccaggtccatggctgcgcccctgaggtactgggtcaggtggcttcaggggccagggctgcggtgctttatggttgaggccgcggttgggctgccctggcatacctggtcagcaggcgaggacccagggttgcggtggtaatggggccccgcaggcggtggcgcacagtcggcGGGTGGGCTCCGATGCGATGTGACAGGTAGcaggggtggccagggtggcgactgcaggtcgcgggcgagtgtagcgtcgagccttgggcgcggcgcgttgccgaagctggatggtggctggtagttggtagtggaacggtgtcgttctgatgtgccctgcttcttttccatctgcgctgaaaaaggtcaacacagatgcagccaactcccgcagcgcgtgctgcgtggctgttcgaccctcacgataGTCATGCgggttaacgcaagtcagtcttgcgtgacactgatcggcatgagcggcccgtacgttcatgcatctaacgagactgcctgcctgctcgcgccctcgctctaggctgcgcaggcagattctgtttctgcttagggcgcaagttatagcgggacgcagGGTTtgccggctgatcgcagcgctcgttatccgactgcggcgcgggtcgggctgtgtcctctacccactcatctcgctgcacatagcgtttcaggtcgcatacgtgcaccggtccgcctgtcggtttcgaccgcaagtcctcgagcctgtaaacgagcgaggaaagtttctctcgcacgcggaacggcccgatccatttcggcgccaacgaggccgcaaactgtttgcttgcgtcgctgagaacgtgctggcgtcgaagcaccagatcgcccacttcgtagtgaacatcccggtgcgagcggtcgtactgtgctttctgctgcgccctagcggtgctcaggttgcggcgaatcttgcgtaaggcctccgtcatcttagcgcgcagctgcgtcgcgtactcagctcgtgctgacgaagtgactggcgtcttcctgctgtccgatagaatccggtccatcggatttagcagctctctacccagattgagagaagacggcgcatacccagtcgagcggttaacggtcgaacgcaaagcaaacgcgatctccggcagataggagtcccaatctttgtgcttctcagagtacgcgacaagcaagtgcttaacgttgcgattgactcgttccatggggttcgactgagcatgatatgtggtcgttttcttgtgcttaatgccgagtgcagcgcacgaatcaacgaacaccttcgcagtgaagtaggacgcgttgtccgttatcagctgctcggggaaaccgaacctggtgaatacgtccatcagcttttccatgatcactcgtgccatcagctttctaagggggaaaagttcaacccacttgctgaagtgatccgtgaccaccagcaggaacttgttcctactcggtgtcatatgatacggtcccatgatgtcacacgccgcgatttgccagggagtctggctgttaatcgggtgcatgaggccgggtggtcgtccgcctcggggcttcacactttggcacacatggcGCGAGCAGGCGTAGCGTATTACgccccttttcatgccaagccaggtagcaaagcgacacaacttagtgtaagtcttggggccgcttgcatgcccagcgatgcacgagtcgtgaaagtagcgtaacagtgctgctctcaatactcgcggtatcaccaccttgaacgcctcgtttgtgtcgttctcggaggggatatacctcagcaggacgccgtcggaatccagaagatatggggtcactctgcgtccagccgaccgggaaggcgagcttccgtgcaagctacacgcaggcgttattcaagtacgcaacacgtttccccaacccgtggcgcagagtcgcagccacggcaggtccggacgaaataggcaacggcagggcacgctaggaaatagtttattatcctaacgcgaggtaaagcacactgcggaagaatgttctatccgtaaaatagatgttcagtagctcaccaagtcgttgacgtcgaccggcgttggtgttcggggccggcaggcagcgaaaggggtccgtgggacacttaggtaaggtccggcagcgagagtcgcttcccgccgtgcgttccccccttttatcccttcggccattgcctccctggcagcaaattgttgccgtcaagcttaggcgtgctatcctctccgcagaaggcagcgcgctgccgtgacgtcacgtcagtgctggggcggaaatgagcagagtcgcgggggtgccttctctccacattcctggtggccagcgcgcccgtgtaagtcacggtcgccgctggcgtgggggacgaggaggggatacctgtGTATCCCACAAGATCCATtcacacattgtgctacatgtgtcatCTACGATATACCCTTGAAGTGTGGAAgcgtgtacattgggcaaaccagCATGTGCCTCAACGAGAGATTGCTTGAACACTGCCAGAAGGTatgtaacaaaagcggcgggcacctggacgaccattgcaagacTTGCAAAGGGTGCGAACCATTCTACACGCGCCCGGTTATCAGAGCACGTGCGCGTAccgaaattgaaagggtcattaTTGAGGCACGATTGATTGCCAAAGCAgaagacaagtgcgttagcacgccttAAATTTTACTTttagacaaggagtccagttttctaggtcCACTGTAATTACATCTCTATTTTGCAAGTCAAATGGAATAAGTCTTGTTCTTTAGAACTTTTTAACTTTCCTGTGACTCAATATGGCTTTGAGcggttgactcagctttagcGTAGCGTTTTGTTTTGTTAAGCGTTTCGCCCCTTGACTCTGCTTTGCTTCAACTTTTGAcacagttttgcggtgactttGTCGTTGttttcgtctttgttttggttgtTTGTTCCTTGTTTCTGTCAATTGcctcgtgctgcgagtgcataaAAAAGTTGCTTACTCTTCCTTTTGTATTCTGCTACCTTAAGGCTCTTCCTGGTTCTCTAGTTTTGGGTTCGGGGCTGACGTTGCATCGCCTCGATGTGCTGCTACTTTGATATTGTGTGCAACGATGTGTATCTGTGTTAGTTTTCCCATGACTGCTGTTTTACTCGGTCACGTGGGTTTTGGATGGCATCATAAAAGCTGCTCTtttctctgaataaatgtgttggtagtcagcgccagtcctgtgcacttctttgttcgtccttgtcttttcacgctgcattctttaaccatgatcactgaccaacaagcccaaacagccaccTTATTCCATCTGCAGCCAGGACTGATCCTGCGACCCTGGTCTTAACGGCTACAAGCAATAGCCAATCGGCCATTGCAGCAGGTCCATTTCAGTACTTGCCTAAGCAGTTCTCGCACCCAACTAACAAGTTACTGATATGTCAGTGATTCTTTGAAAAATGTGAAAAGCAGCGACATCTTCCCACAATCAAAAATTTTGTACTGCCACAGGAGTCGCAAAGCACACCTATATGGCTGCTATACTACTACTACAAAATGGCCTGGATATTTTGGAAAATGATGCACACAGTTGCAAGGTTAAATTCATTCACATGAGTAAACAGACACACCTTGGATGAGTCGAAGTTGGCAAAGCCCAtcagctttatcatttctttttcctcttcagTTTTTCCCTCCAGGTCCTTAGCTACAGAACAGTTCAACAGAAACATGGTCATGAACAGAATGTGCCCACATTTTAAGAATCAACCAGAGCCTGAAGAAAACTTAATTTATACCTGTGATAGGTGGCCGCTCCAACAGGAATTTGGGGAGTGCTCCAGGAGTTTCCACCTTTTCTTTGCGTTCCCTTGGTAGATGAAAGACAAAAACCTGTCACCATTGGTGCTTCATAAAAAACTGTGATGGCAAAAGCAGTGAACCCACTACATGACATTcttaaaaagaaataatagtgtacaaaagaagacaggacaaACGAGAAGACACGGACAAGTGCTAACTTTCAACTGGGGATTTGTTGCATGATCAGGAGCATAGATATATACATGTCCGACAAATGCGAAAGAAAGAGAACGATGGCAATGTCATCAGAACACAACGCCCGTGCCGGCATCAGCTGTTCGCGCCAAAAATTCAAGTTCCTTCCTAGGTAAAGTTATCAACGGCCCGCTGACGCACTCAGTTCCAGTTCGCATTATCTTGGAAGCTTCAATGATCTCTCTTATTAGTTGGTCACAGTGATAATACAGAACAACTGTACCCTTAAAAAGTGGTCAGCAAGGTGGGTCACTGTCACAtgttttgcagtgcaacgccAAAGGCCCATCCACACCACTGCGGACTTTGTTCTCGTGCTCTTTCAGGCGTACATTTATACATCTGCCCGTTTGCCCGATGTGgacctttaaaatttaattcacTGCACCTGAAAGATTGCGGACCTTGTGCAGGATGAGTTGCCTGGTCAAGAGGCGGAAGCCTGGCTGAACTACCAGACACAGGAAGACCCATGTCCCTCGTCGGCAGGGAGTGATATAGTACAAGGTTCCACTGTCATATGGAAAGTTCTATATCGGGCAAATCGGCAGATGTATAAATGTATGCCTAAAATAGGACAAGAACGAAGTCCCAATGGTGTGGATGGGCATTTCGCGTTGCACTGCAAAACGTGCGACAGTGACCCACCTTGCCGACCACTTTTTAAGGGTACAGTTGTTCTGTATTATCACTGTGACCAACTAACAAGAGACATCGTTGAAGCTTCCGAGATTGTGCAAACTGGAATTGAGTGTGTCAGCCGGACGCCGATAACTTTATCTAGGAAGGAACTCGAATTTTTGGCGCGTACGGCTGGTGCGGCACGGGCATTGTGTTCTGACCACGTTGTCATTGTTCTCTTCCTTTTGCAGTTATCGGACATGCATATATCTATGCTCCTGACCATGCAATAAATTCCCAGTTCAAAGTTCGAGTTTTTCCATGTCTTCTCATTCGTCCTGTCTTCTTTTGTGTGCTATTATTTGTTTTTAAGTATGAACCACCAACATGCCTAAACTTATTCTCTACATGACATTGCTAGGCATCGGTACATCCCAGTTTAACTCTTTAATGCCCAAATTATGAATGAATCAAAGAAAACAACCGTCACCTCGACATTATGCCAGCTAATGTACCTACATTCAAAAAGCCGATATCAAAACTTTGTTAGCGCCGCTAAAATTTCAGAAATCTGCACGTCGCCTGTAAGCAACAAATGGCATTGGGTCCACTTCGTGCAGTTAGTCCCAGTTGTGCGGAAGACCAAATCAGAGGCCTTGAGCCAAGTCGAAGGCCCAAAGAGAGTAAACAATGTTTTATTCAACAAGTGTCTTCCTATTTATTCCTGCAACCTTTGACAGAAAATGAGAGGTGAGGAATTGTTGGATGCTGGCTGGAAGCTATACACTCACACCCCTTTTTTCTTCACATAGTTTGCTCACAGTGACGTCACATTTGACCAGAAAATGCTGGCTGCTGAAAACATGTCAACATCAAACTTTGTATCCAAGCTGCATATAGCAATGAGTACAGTGTGCAAACAGTACGTCCTGAGTACACAACAATGGTCAGTAAAGGGCTTTTTAAAGGAGTGTACAACTATTCGGAACTCAGATAATGAATCGAATATCCTTGTTTTCAATTCACTGAACAAATACGAACGTCATATGAAACTGTGAAAGTGCAATGAGAAGTGAAAGCTGTGTGTATGCTATAAATTATTGGCCTAATGCAAAGAGCTTTATAACAAGAAAAGGAACAGAACTTAACCT comes from the Amblyomma americanum isolate KBUSLIRL-KWMA chromosome 1, ASM5285725v1, whole genome shotgun sequence genome and includes:
- the LOC144112875 gene encoding uncharacterized protein LOC144112875, with amino-acid sequence MAEGIKGGNARREATLAAGPYLSVPRTPFAACRPRTPTPVDVNDLMEKKQGTSERHRSTTNYQPPSSFGNAPRPRLDATLARDLQSPPWPPLLPVTSHRSPPADCAPPPAGPHYHRNPGSSPADQVCQGSPTAASTIKHRSPGP